A single Nitrospira sp. SG-bin1 DNA region contains:
- a CDS encoding type I-MYXAN CRISPR-associated endonuclease Cas4/Cas1 — translation MSHECASEPLLRVMALHALTYCERLFYLEEVEEIRLADEAVYAGRRLHEELAVDEGEIVSLVLESETHGLKGKVDCLRRRDGRLIPYEHKRGHAAKGEQGPEPWPSDKIQVSAYVLLVEEYAGCVIEEARIRYHADNVTVRVAVDDVARDQVRKAVARARELSKSVERPPVTDNERLCVRCSLAPVCLPEEERLAGNPEWKPIRLFPRDYERQALHVTEPGARVSRSGNTLVVQAPERERRVFPVHDVGEIVLHGHAQVTTQVIHLCAQQDIGLHWITGGGRYIAGLVAGTSPVQRRIRQYEALRDPGVAFRLAKRLALTRGASQLRFLLRASQGMDRAAKGVQPAINGIRAALAAMSHAEGLDTLRGHEGEAGRAYFSGLPGILRTDLDSRLMFTGRTRRPPQDCFNALLSFGYSLLHRDVLQAILAVGLEPAFGFYHQPRSAAHPLALDLMEEFRVPMWDMPVVASLNRLQWDPDQDFTRAGPQVWLSDAGRKKAIEIYERRKEDEWKHPVTGYALSYARLIELEVRLLEKEWTGQPGLFARLRLR, via the coding sequence ATGAGTCACGAATGCGCCTCTGAACCCCTCCTTCGCGTCATGGCGTTGCACGCGCTGACTTACTGCGAACGGCTCTTCTATTTGGAAGAGGTGGAGGAGATCCGCCTGGCTGATGAGGCTGTCTATGCAGGGCGGCGGCTGCATGAGGAACTGGCGGTCGACGAAGGCGAGATTGTGAGCTTGGTGCTTGAAAGTGAGACGCATGGGCTCAAGGGCAAGGTCGATTGTCTGCGACGGCGGGATGGGCGGCTGATTCCCTACGAGCACAAGAGAGGTCATGCGGCGAAAGGCGAGCAAGGCCCAGAGCCGTGGCCCAGTGACAAGATTCAGGTCTCCGCTTATGTATTGCTCGTTGAGGAATATGCGGGTTGTGTGATCGAAGAGGCGCGGATTCGTTACCATGCCGACAATGTGACCGTGCGAGTGGCGGTTGATGACGTGGCGAGAGACCAGGTTCGCAAGGCGGTGGCTCGGGCGAGAGAGTTGAGCAAGTCCGTTGAGCGTCCGCCCGTGACGGATAATGAGCGGTTGTGTGTGCGGTGCTCGCTGGCCCCGGTGTGTTTGCCGGAAGAAGAGCGCCTCGCCGGTAATCCGGAATGGAAACCGATACGGTTGTTCCCGCGTGATTATGAGCGCCAGGCCCTACATGTGACCGAACCTGGTGCGCGGGTGTCGCGGTCGGGCAATACGTTGGTCGTCCAAGCCCCAGAAAGAGAGCGACGGGTGTTCCCAGTTCACGATGTGGGTGAGATCGTGCTTCACGGACATGCGCAAGTGACGACGCAGGTCATCCACCTCTGTGCCCAGCAAGATATCGGGCTCCACTGGATCACCGGCGGGGGGCGCTACATTGCCGGATTGGTGGCAGGCACAAGCCCTGTTCAACGGCGGATTCGCCAGTACGAAGCGTTGCGTGATCCTGGCGTGGCGTTTCGCTTGGCCAAGCGGTTGGCCTTGACCAGAGGGGCGAGCCAGCTGAGGTTCTTGCTTCGGGCCTCGCAAGGAATGGATCGAGCAGCGAAAGGCGTTCAACCTGCGATCAACGGGATTCGTGCCGCCTTGGCGGCGATGAGTCACGCGGAAGGCCTTGATACGCTGCGCGGTCATGAGGGAGAGGCAGGGCGCGCGTACTTTTCTGGCCTGCCGGGGATTCTCCGCACTGACCTCGACTCACGTTTAATGTTTACGGGGAGAACGCGACGTCCGCCCCAAGATTGCTTCAACGCGCTGTTAAGCTTTGGCTATTCGCTGCTGCATCGCGATGTGCTGCAAGCCATCCTTGCAGTGGGACTAGAGCCGGCCTTCGGGTTTTATCATCAGCCCAGGTCCGCCGCGCATCCGCTGGCATTGGATCTTATGGAAGAGTTCCGCGTACCCATGTGGGATATGCCGGTGGTAGCTTCCCTCAATCGGTTGCAATGGGACCCTGATCAAGACTTCACGCGGGCGGGACCGCAGGTGTGGTTGAGCGATGCAGGTCGGAAGAAAGCCATCGAAATCTATGAGCGGCGTAAGGAGGATGAGTGGAAACATCCCGTCACGGGCTATGCCCTGTCGTATGCCCGGCTGATCGAACTGGAAGTCCGGCTTCTGGAGAAAGAGTGGACAGGTCAGCCGGGCCTGTTCGCTCGCTTGCGGTTGAGGTAA
- a CDS encoding CRISPR-associated endonuclease Cas2: protein MAEDRNWYLISYDIREPRRWRGVFKLLKGYGQHLQYSIFRCRLTKRQMERLRWELACLLDPVDSLMVACLCPGCSARLTIQGGIEDWSTEEPTFQII, encoded by the coding sequence ATGGCTGAGGATCGGAACTGGTATCTCATCTCATACGATATCCGAGAGCCTCGTCGCTGGCGGGGAGTGTTCAAGCTGCTGAAGGGGTACGGCCAACATTTGCAATACTCGATTTTTCGATGCCGGCTGACGAAGCGGCAGATGGAGCGACTTCGTTGGGAACTCGCCTGTTTGCTCGATCCAGTGGACAGCTTAATGGTGGCCTGTCTCTGCCCCGGGTGCTCAGCACGGTTGACGATTCAGGGCGGTATTGAGGACTGGAGTACTGAGGAGCCCACGTTTCAGATCATTTAA